The Synergistaceae bacterium nucleotide sequence GACTCGTCGCCTTCGCCAAAACCCAGCATGTCAGAGACATCGAAGACTTCCAATTCTGCTTTGGACCGAATGATCTCTATTTCTCGGCACAACTTCTGCTTAGCTTCGAGGATCGACCTGGCCTGCTCCAGCCTTTTGAATGCCTCGTCCACGAGACCTTTATCGTAGAGCGCCGTAGCGGCGTTGGTGATGAACGCCCCCATGAAAGCCTCGAACTTGCGCGCTTTATCCTCTTCCCGGTCACCGAAATGCTTACGTGTTAGCCGCAAAATATCCCAGGCAAGGGTCTCTTGGCTGATGCGCCCCAATTCGTCCAAAACTCTGTCGAACTCGGATTTCTGAGACGTGGAATCGACATAGCGCTCCGTGGACATCACATCGTACTGTGGAACAAAATCTCCCACTTCGCTTTTTTCGATCTTTTGATCCGTCGCTGCCCGATCCACTGTGATTTTTGCCTCCCTTCGCTCAGACGCTCAAGACTTGCCATCAGAATCACGCCCAATAAGAGCCGCGCCCATAATGTCGGCCAAATAACGCGCGAAACGTCCGGGATCGGCGATAATCCCTCCATCCAAGATCAGAGCCTGGTCGTACAACACCGACACAAAATCCCCTACCCTCTCGTCGCCATTTCCGGCCAACTCCATCAGGCGACGAATCACGGGATGCTCCGGGTTGACCTCCAGAACGCGCTTGCTCGGAGGGGCTTCCTGACCCATAGCGCGCATCAATTGCTCCATCTGGAAGGACATGGCGTTTCCGTCACCCACAAGGCACACCGGAGAGGCGGTCATACGTGCGGACAACCGCACGTCGCTCAGGGCGTCGCCTAGAGACTTCATGATCACTTCTTTCAATGGCGTAAAATCGGACTGGAATCCTTCCATCTTTTTCTCCGCTTCCTTGCGCTCCTCCTCGGTGCTTGCCTGCACCGAGCCAGAACCCACGTCCAAGAATTTCGTTTCCCCGTACACGTGAGTCTGAGACATGATAACCTCATCCACAGGATCTGTGAGCAACAAAACCTCGTAGCCCCTTTCCAGAAACGCCTCCAGTTTCGGCGATCCCTTCAAGGTGGAGACGTCTCGGCCCACGAGGGTATAGATACCTTCCTGACCAGGCTTCATGCGGCTTTTATAGGAATCCAAAGTCGTCCATCCACCGCCATTCGCCTCCACGCCTCCCGCGCAATGGAATAAGGATAACTCCAGGATTGTCTGGGCGTTTTCCTGGTCGTGCACGACGCCTTCTTTAAAGACTTTACCGAAAACCGACCAGAATTTTTCGTATTTTTCACGCTCGTTCTCCAGCATTTTGCGGAAACTCGCGAAGAGCTTGCGCAACGTACTGCGGCGCATAACCCGAACCCGCTGGTCCTCCTGGAGGATCTCTCTCGATATGTTGAGCGGCAGGTCCTCCGAGTCGATAACGCCTTTGATGAAGCGTAGGTACTCTGGAATCAGGTCTTTGCAGTCATTCATGATGAAGACGCGTTTGATGTAAAGGCTGATTCCTCCGCTGTAGGTGTTCATGAAGAGGTCGAAGGGAGCCTGCTGGGGGATGAACAAGAGCCCTCTGAAG carries:
- the htpG gene encoding molecular chaperone HtpG; its protein translation is MAQEKYFFQSEAAELLKMMIHSVYSNKEIFLRELISNASDALDKRRIEVLSSDEYGEYEAKIRVERDKEKRTLTILDNGVGMSREEIINYIGTIAKSGTKEYLAAAGRDASGKKASFSTQEMLIGQFGVGFYSAFMVSDKVELVSRRLGSSEAWKFESTGDGSYSLEEAALPECGTSVKLYLRKPEEGEEKDEKDYTDEWVLRDIIGKYSDFISYPIVMNCAKWKDKKETIEDEVVNSQKAIWCKPEGEVTEEEYREFYRHLSHDWQEPLTRVTINAEGSVNFRGLLFIPQQAPFDLFMNTYSGGISLYIKRVFIMNDCKDLIPEYLRFIKGVIDSEDLPLNISREILQEDQRVRVMRRSTLRKLFASFRKMLENEREKYEKFWSVFGKVFKEGVVHDQENAQTILELSLFHCAGGVEANGGGWTTLDSYKSRMKPGQEGIYTLVGRDVSTLKGSPKLEAFLERGYEVLLLTDPVDEVIMSQTHVYGETKFLDVGSGSVQASTEEERKEAEKKMEGFQSDFTPLKEVIMKSLGDALSDVRLSARMTASPVCLVGDGNAMSFQMEQLMRAMGQEAPPSKRVLEVNPEHPVIRRLMELAGNGDERVGDFVSVLYDQALILDGGIIADPGRFARYLADIMGAALIGRDSDGKS